A part of Aegilops tauschii subsp. strangulata cultivar AL8/78 chromosome 2, Aet v6.0, whole genome shotgun sequence genomic DNA contains:
- the LOC141041895 gene encoding uncharacterized protein, whose amino-acid sequence MDVEKGRNMSQIGGDGWARFLARMHLTGGELISFSFRAERPKLAVIYINLVEDDEVDEDDEDDEDDEDDEDDEDPLDEDDENPLHEAIVAQRMRLSEEEVCNLWDIIPPRDDFVTVPFVTRLTSTMVDRHEMKLPKNLSVSCGIEPDEEGSAGLRLTARGSVTTCTYRMDTDGRTHLNSVGWKRFLVGKNLRVGQAILITIRNTHRPGLRMMIVIDII is encoded by the exons atggatgtcgagaaaggacgcaatatgtcgcagattggaggagatggatgggcccgtttTCTCGCCCGCATGCatcttactggtggtgagttgatcagcttctccttcagagcagaaagacccaagctggctgttatttatatcaacctggtggaagatgatgaagttgatgaagatgatgaagatgatgaagatgacgaagatgatgaagatgatgaagacccactcgatgaagatgatgagaacccacttcatgaagccatcgtagctcaaagaatgaggctgagcgaggaggaggtgtgcaacctatgggacataattccgccacgtgatgactttgtcacggtgccattcgtgacccgcctgacaagtaccatggtcgatcggcatgaaatg aaattgccaaagaacctatctgtgagttgtggtatcgagcctgatgaagaaggctcagctggactacgccttaccgcaaggggctccgtcaccacctgtacttaccgcatggacacagacggtcgcacacacttaaactcggttgggtggaagagattccttgttggcaagaatcttcgtgttggacaggccatcctaattactatcaggaacacccaccgcccaggcttgaggatgatgatcgtcatcgatatcatctag